A region of Mesorhizobium sp. M3A.F.Ca.ET.080.04.2.1 DNA encodes the following proteins:
- a CDS encoding pyrroline-5-carboxylate reductase translates to MKLGFVGTGALSSAIVSGLKSLPDEATPVVVSPRNEEIAAELATRYRDVRIAADNQAVLDQCDTVMLAVRPQIARDVLKELRFREDHHVVSLIATVSREEIAALVAPATHVTKALPMPMISRLQGATIICPPDRAVASFFGRLGEVIEVEDQNEFDALTVVTATYASYFKLLDTIHSWVRDQGVSSDKARAYISSIYKALANAPDTAPEADFMHLAQDYATRGGVNEQVVRELTERKLFDVLAESLDRVHRRIAGQQA, encoded by the coding sequence ATGAAACTCGGCTTTGTCGGCACAGGCGCGCTCAGCTCAGCCATCGTGAGCGGACTGAAATCGCTGCCTGACGAGGCAACGCCGGTGGTGGTCTCACCGCGTAACGAGGAGATCGCCGCGGAACTCGCCACGCGCTATCGGGATGTGCGCATCGCCGCCGACAATCAGGCCGTGCTCGATCAATGCGATACGGTCATGCTGGCGGTCCGACCGCAGATCGCGCGGGATGTCCTCAAGGAGCTCCGGTTCCGCGAGGATCATCACGTCGTCAGCCTGATCGCCACGGTATCGCGCGAGGAGATAGCCGCCCTTGTCGCACCCGCGACACATGTCACCAAGGCGCTACCCATGCCGATGATCTCCCGCCTGCAAGGGGCGACGATCATCTGCCCGCCGGATCGCGCCGTGGCGTCCTTCTTCGGCAGGCTGGGAGAGGTGATCGAGGTCGAGGACCAGAACGAGTTCGACGCCTTGACCGTCGTCACCGCAACCTATGCCAGCTATTTCAAACTTCTCGACACGATCCACAGCTGGGTGCGGGACCAAGGTGTTTCGAGCGACAAGGCGCGCGCCTACATCAGCAGCATCTACAAGGCGCTGGCAAACGCGCCGGACACAGCGCCGGAAGCCGATTTCATGCATCTGGCGCAGGATTACGCCACACGCGGCGGCGTCAACGAGCAGGTTGTGCGCGAACTGACGGAGCGCAAGCTGTTCGACGTCCTTGCGGAAAGCCTGGACCGTGTGCATCGGCGCATTGCGGGGCAGCAAGCCTGA
- the rarD gene encoding EamA family transporter RarD: MVTATADLDADAKARRGFMLALGAYFLWGLLPFYMKAVAHLPLIEVICHRIVWSVPIAAAVLVWAGRTADFKAAIRSPKSIAMAVLTATLISVNWGIYVWAIAVDRTVETALGYYINPLVSVVVGALLLGERLDRLQIAAVALAAIAVAVLTVEAGKLPWVSLALAFSFAAYAFFRKTLPIGPSQGFLLEVLLLSVPALCYVGYLIATGQDHFVSSTGDDTALLIGCGPITAVPLLLFAFGARLLRLSTIGIMQYIAPTMVFLIAVLIFDEPFGTTQAIAFALIWTALAMYSWSMFKARQPTPATR, encoded by the coding sequence ATGGTCACCGCTACAGCCGATCTCGATGCCGACGCCAAGGCCCGCCGCGGCTTCATGCTGGCGCTGGGCGCCTATTTCCTGTGGGGGCTGCTGCCTTTCTACATGAAGGCGGTGGCGCATCTGCCGCTGATCGAGGTGATCTGCCACCGCATCGTCTGGTCGGTGCCGATTGCGGCGGCCGTTCTGGTCTGGGCCGGCCGAACGGCCGATTTCAAAGCCGCGATCCGTTCGCCGAAGAGCATTGCCATGGCGGTCCTGACGGCGACGCTTATCTCGGTGAACTGGGGCATCTATGTCTGGGCAATCGCCGTCGACCGCACGGTCGAGACCGCGCTCGGCTATTACATCAACCCGCTGGTCAGCGTGGTGGTCGGCGCGCTGCTGCTCGGCGAGCGGCTCGACCGGCTGCAGATCGCGGCGGTGGCGCTGGCCGCGATCGCGGTCGCGGTGCTCACCGTCGAGGCCGGCAAGCTGCCCTGGGTGTCGCTGGCGCTTGCCTTCTCCTTCGCCGCCTATGCCTTCTTCCGCAAGACGCTGCCGATCGGCCCGAGCCAGGGCTTTTTGCTGGAAGTGCTTTTGCTGTCGGTGCCGGCGCTCTGCTACGTCGGCTATCTCATCGCCACCGGGCAGGATCATTTCGTCTCCAGCACCGGCGACGACACCGCGCTGTTGATCGGCTGCGGTCCCATCACCGCGGTGCCGCTGCTGCTCTTTGCCTTCGGCGCCAGGCTGCTGCGCCTGTCCACCATCGGCATCATGCAGTACATCGCGCCCACCATGGTGTTCCTGATCGCGGTCCTGATCTTCGACGAGCCGTTCGGCACCACCCAGGCGATCGCCTTCGCGCTGATCTGGACGGCGCTGGCGATGTACAGCTGGTCGATGTTCAAGGCTCGCCAGCCGACGCCCGCGACAAGATAA
- a CDS encoding glutathione S-transferase family protein, which yields MYVLHIANKNYSSWSLRPWVLMRELAIPFEERLTPFPTGSSFRLYRPFSPSGRVPCLVDDGWAVWDSLAIVEYLAERHQGIWPADPKARAWARSAAAEMHSSFTALRNLCPMSCGVRVEPFPISDALRHDLFRLGDLWNDGLGRFGGPFLAGDRFSAVDAFFAPVAFRAQSYGLSFEGAAAAYPKRLLDLPAMREWYAAGLAETWREPGHEAEVGAAGTVIEDLRA from the coding sequence ATGTACGTCCTGCACATCGCCAATAAGAACTATTCGTCCTGGTCGCTGCGGCCCTGGGTGCTGATGCGGGAGCTTGCCATCCCATTCGAGGAGCGGTTGACGCCGTTCCCGACCGGCTCGAGCTTTAGGCTCTACCGGCCGTTCTCGCCGAGCGGCCGGGTGCCCTGCCTGGTCGACGATGGCTGGGCGGTCTGGGATTCGCTGGCGATCGTGGAATATCTGGCCGAGCGTCATCAGGGCATATGGCCGGCTGACCCCAAGGCGCGCGCATGGGCGCGCTCGGCCGCTGCCGAGATGCATTCGAGCTTCACCGCGCTGCGCAATCTCTGCCCGATGAGCTGCGGCGTGCGGGTCGAACCGTTCCCGATATCCGATGCGCTGAGGCACGATCTTTTCCGCCTCGGCGATCTCTGGAACGACGGCCTTGGGCGTTTCGGCGGCCCGTTCCTGGCCGGCGACCGCTTCAGCGCTGTCGACGCCTTCTTCGCGCCGGTGGCCTTCCGCGCCCAGTCCTATGGGCTCTCTTTCGAGGGAGCCGCGGCTGCCTATCCGAAGCGGCTGCTTGACCTGCCCGCCATGCGCGAATGGTACGCGGCCGGCCTCGCCGAGACCTGGCGCGAGCCCGGCCATGAAGCCGAGGTCGGCGCCGCCGGAACGGTCATCGAGGATTTGCGCGCATAG
- a CDS encoding EAL domain-containing protein, which yields MTRTDFTLGRVRRAVFSPANLPAAIAVVVLLIFALFVDQQNRKVSDQLTRADVLAKVNIIRAKLEGNINGNLQLVQGLVSTIVTEPYMGQQRYASLAANLFKQDSQLRNIAGAPDLVISLMYPMEGNEKAIGLDYRNSDSQRMAALRARDERALVLAGPVDLAQGGRGFIGRIPVFVPTAGGGDRFWGIVSAVIDVDRLYAASGLTDPALDIDVGLTGKDALGSSGQRFFGGANIVNGDPVTANVQLPHGSWQISAVPKGGWPKHPKNESALWATMTLAGTLVVLPILVAGWLFGERQKNYAELRLLSQRLEVALDASGIGVWEHDLATERLVWDDRVNEIYGKPLDGKPRGYDDWASTIHPDDLERALQDFDAAAATQTLYSSQYRLVLPDGAIRHVRARANFLQDKSGATKLIGAEWDVTSDVLLNENLVRERQLSESKNAELELAKARVEHVALHDSLTGLPNRRYLDEMLAAGSSDGRMALLHLDLDRFKHINDTLGHAAGDAMLMHASKVIKANAGMSDFVARIGGDEFVVVSHGRSDDELATLAERIIEEIRQPVDYHGHQCWFGVSIGIAANSDVDAKQLLVNADLALYRAKSRGRNRHEFFNEELQSEIVKTKQTADEILGGLERNEFIAYYQPQFDAKTLEIVGVEALSRWRHPQHGILAPDVFLKVAEELNVVSLIDRTILEQALESFDRWSLERLNIPRVSVNVSAKRLEDKDLISGLRKLDIKDGTVSFELVESIFLDENDELVAWNIEHIKELGIDIEIDDFGTGYASIVSLLKLQPRRLKIDRQLVTPITGSKAQRRLVSSIIDIGKSLGIEVVAEGVETVEHARILKELGCDILQGYAFGRPMDAKDFRDFAQSRKWLAAG from the coding sequence TTGACCAGAACCGATTTCACTCTCGGCCGCGTCAGACGGGCCGTTTTTTCGCCCGCCAACCTGCCGGCGGCGATCGCTGTCGTCGTGCTTTTGATCTTCGCCCTGTTCGTCGACCAGCAGAACAGAAAAGTCTCCGATCAGCTGACCCGCGCCGACGTTCTGGCCAAGGTCAACATCATTCGCGCTAAACTTGAAGGAAATATTAACGGCAACCTTCAGTTGGTGCAAGGCCTCGTCTCGACCATCGTTACCGAGCCCTATATGGGGCAGCAGAGATATGCCTCGCTTGCGGCCAACCTGTTCAAGCAGGACTCCCAGTTGCGCAACATCGCCGGCGCGCCGGATCTCGTGATCTCGCTGATGTATCCGATGGAAGGCAACGAGAAGGCGATCGGGCTCGACTACCGCAACAGCGACTCGCAGCGCATGGCTGCCCTTCGGGCGCGGGACGAGCGCGCGCTGGTGCTGGCTGGCCCCGTCGATCTCGCGCAGGGCGGGCGCGGCTTCATCGGCCGCATCCCGGTCTTCGTGCCGACGGCGGGGGGCGGAGACCGGTTCTGGGGCATCGTCTCGGCGGTGATCGACGTCGATCGGCTTTACGCTGCAAGCGGCCTGACCGACCCCGCTCTCGACATCGATGTCGGGCTGACCGGCAAGGATGCGCTGGGCAGCAGCGGGCAGCGCTTCTTCGGCGGCGCCAACATCGTCAACGGCGATCCGGTGACGGCCAATGTCCAGCTGCCGCATGGCTCCTGGCAGATATCGGCTGTCCCCAAGGGCGGCTGGCCGAAGCACCCGAAGAACGAGAGCGCCTTGTGGGCCACGATGACACTGGCGGGCACGCTGGTGGTGCTGCCGATCCTGGTGGCGGGCTGGCTGTTCGGCGAGCGGCAGAAGAACTATGCGGAGCTGAGGCTGCTTTCACAGCGGCTCGAAGTCGCGCTCGATGCTTCGGGCATCGGCGTGTGGGAGCACGACCTCGCGACGGAACGGCTGGTGTGGGACGACCGCGTCAACGAAATCTACGGCAAGCCACTCGACGGCAAGCCGCGCGGCTATGACGACTGGGCGTCGACGATCCATCCGGACGATCTCGAACGGGCGCTGCAGGACTTCGACGCCGCCGCGGCGACGCAGACGCTCTATTCCTCGCAATACCGTCTTGTGCTGCCCGACGGCGCCATACGCCATGTGCGTGCGCGGGCGAACTTCCTGCAGGACAAAAGCGGCGCGACCAAGCTGATCGGGGCCGAATGGGACGTGACCAGCGACGTCCTGCTCAACGAGAACCTGGTGCGCGAACGGCAGCTTTCGGAATCGAAAAATGCCGAGCTGGAACTCGCCAAGGCGCGCGTGGAGCATGTGGCGCTCCACGATTCGCTGACCGGCCTGCCCAACCGCCGCTATCTCGACGAAATGCTGGCCGCAGGCAGCTCCGACGGACGCATGGCGCTGCTGCATCTCGATCTCGACCGCTTCAAGCACATCAACGACACGCTCGGCCATGCAGCGGGCGATGCGATGCTGATGCACGCATCGAAGGTCATAAAGGCCAATGCCGGAATGTCCGATTTCGTGGCACGCATTGGCGGCGACGAATTCGTGGTGGTGAGCCATGGACGCAGCGACGACGAACTCGCCACGCTTGCGGAGCGGATCATCGAGGAAATACGCCAGCCCGTCGACTATCACGGCCATCAGTGCTGGTTCGGCGTCAGCATCGGCATCGCGGCCAATAGCGATGTCGACGCCAAGCAGTTGCTGGTCAATGCCGACCTCGCGCTCTACCGGGCCAAGAGCCGGGGGCGCAACCGCCATGAGTTCTTCAACGAAGAGCTGCAGAGCGAGATCGTCAAGACCAAGCAAACCGCCGACGAGATCCTCGGCGGGCTCGAGCGCAACGAGTTCATCGCCTATTACCAGCCGCAGTTCGACGCCAAGACGCTGGAGATCGTTGGCGTCGAGGCGCTGTCGCGCTGGCGCCATCCGCAGCACGGCATTCTCGCTCCCGATGTCTTTCTGAAAGTGGCGGAGGAGTTGAACGTCGTCTCACTGATCGATCGCACGATCCTCGAACAAGCACTGGAAAGCTTCGATCGCTGGTCGCTTGAGCGCCTCAACATCCCGCGCGTGTCGGTCAATGTCTCGGCGAAGCGCCTGGAGGACAAGGATCTCATCAGCGGCCTGCGCAAGCTCGACATCAAGGACGGAACAGTGTCGTTCGAGCTGGTCGAGTCGATTTTCCTCGACGAGAACGACGAGCTTGTCGCGTGGAACATCGAGCACATCAAGGAGCTCGGCATCGATATCGAGATCGACGATTTCGGCACCGGCTATGCCTCGATCGTCAGCCTGCTCAAGCTGCAGCCGCGCCGCCTCAAGATCGACCGCCAGCTGGTCACGCCGATCACTGGCTCCAAGGCGCAGCGCCGGCTGGTGTCCTCGATCATCGACATCGGCAAGTCGCTCGGCATCGAGGTGGTGGCGGAAGGCGTCGAGACGGTCGAGCATGCGCGCATCCTGAAGGAGCTGGGCTGCGATATCCTGCAGGGCTATGCCTTTGGTCGCCCCATGGATGCCAAGGACTTCAGGGACTTCGCCCAGTCGCGCAAATGGCTGGCGGCGGGTTAG